The Vescimonas coprocola genome includes a window with the following:
- a CDS encoding Ig-like domain-containing protein, with amino-acid sequence MSLLKCPKCGEMFSDSYKTCPFCEEDEAFANGGKKPVNPGRRVHRQKSPSILGPTLVLVLVLVAGVLLYTLIGSGKPGDDQPDPPKNPTEDVDPNTPAVTLSLDQTALELTVGGTGKLTATGAEGITWTSSNAGVAAVGEDGTVTAVAAGTATISASAEGADPVTCTVTVKEAPKKDLVLRSIYSSEGVAQTEFAMSVGEPAVPLTVDGTDSTVKWSTENSGVVTVNSAGEVTAVASGKTTVTAEVDGQTLTITVIVW; translated from the coding sequence ATGAGCCTGTTGAAATGCCCTAAGTGCGGAGAAATGTTCTCCGATAGCTATAAGACCTGTCCCTTCTGCGAGGAGGACGAAGCCTTTGCCAACGGCGGCAAAAAGCCGGTGAATCCCGGCCGCCGGGTCCACCGCCAGAAGAGCCCCAGCATCCTCGGCCCCACGCTGGTGCTGGTGCTGGTGCTGGTGGCGGGGGTGCTGCTCTATACCCTCATCGGCAGCGGAAAGCCCGGCGACGACCAGCCCGATCCCCCCAAGAACCCCACAGAGGACGTGGATCCCAACACCCCCGCCGTCACTCTGTCTCTGGACCAGACGGCTCTGGAGCTGACCGTCGGCGGCACCGGGAAGCTGACAGCCACCGGCGCTGAGGGCATCACGTGGACCTCCAGCAATGCCGGCGTCGCCGCCGTGGGCGAGGACGGCACCGTCACCGCTGTCGCCGCTGGTACGGCCACCATCTCCGCCTCCGCCGAGGGTGCCGACCCCGTCACCTGCACCGTTACCGTGAAGGAGGCCCCCAAGAAGGATCTGGTGCTGCGCTCCATCTATAGTAGCGAGGGAGTTGCCCAGACGGAGTTTGCAATGAGCGTGGGCGAACCAGCTGTTCCTTTGACTGTGGACGGCACAGATTCCACCGTGAAGTGGAGTACCGAAAACAGCGGTGTTGTCACCGTTAACAGCGCCGGTGAAGTGACAGCTGTGGCATCTGGTAAGACTACGGTGACTGCCGAAGTGGATGGTCAGACGCTGACGATAACTGTCATTGTGTGGTAA
- the aroB gene encoding 3-dehydroquinate synthase gives METLQVALGRRSYPIHIGGGLLEQAEELLRPLGVGRWVIVCDDTVAALYGAPLARRTGWPLVTFPAGEGSKSLEEYDRLCRRLVQLGLTRSDGIVALGGGVTGDLAGFAAATLLRGVALVQAPTTLLAQVDSAVGGKTGLDLPEGKNLLGCFYQPRMVLADTVCLATLPRRQLACGMAEVIKYGCIADEELLTRLEQQEPDWPRIIRRCLACKAALVAQDERDEGPRRLLNFGHTFGHAMEALGGGRYTHGECVAAGMMEMLRWQTAHGSDQTAMLARLGALLERYDLPRKLDDLPEAAWRQYLLRDKKRSGGEMTIAVLERPGHGVLWSVTPEELLEETRWM, from the coding sequence ATGGAGACCTTACAGGTGGCGCTGGGACGGCGCAGCTACCCCATCCACATCGGCGGCGGCCTGCTGGAGCAGGCGGAGGAGCTGCTGCGCCCGCTGGGTGTGGGCCGCTGGGTCATCGTCTGCGACGACACGGTGGCAGCCCTGTACGGCGCTCCGCTGGCCCGCCGCACCGGCTGGCCGCTGGTGACCTTCCCGGCAGGGGAAGGCTCCAAGTCGCTGGAGGAGTACGACCGGCTGTGCCGCCGGCTGGTGCAGCTGGGCCTGACCCGCAGCGATGGCATCGTGGCCCTGGGCGGCGGGGTTACCGGCGATCTGGCGGGCTTTGCGGCGGCCACGCTGCTGCGTGGCGTGGCGCTGGTGCAGGCCCCCACCACCCTGCTGGCGCAGGTGGATAGCGCCGTAGGCGGCAAAACGGGGCTGGATCTGCCGGAGGGGAAAAACCTGCTGGGCTGCTTCTACCAGCCCCGCATGGTGCTGGCGGATACCGTCTGCCTTGCCACTCTGCCCCGGCGTCAGCTGGCCTGCGGCATGGCCGAGGTCATCAAATACGGCTGCATCGCTGACGAGGAGCTGCTGACCCGGCTGGAGCAGCAGGAGCCGGACTGGCCCCGGATCATCCGCCGGTGCCTTGCCTGCAAGGCGGCGCTGGTGGCGCAGGATGAGCGGGACGAAGGCCCCCGTCGGCTGCTGAACTTCGGCCATACCTTCGGCCACGCCATGGAGGCGCTGGGCGGCGGCCGCTATACCCACGGCGAGTGCGTGGCGGCTGGTATGATGGAGATGCTCCGCTGGCAGACGGCCCACGGCAGCGACCAGACCGCCATGCTGGCCCGGCTGGGAGCGCTGCTGGAGCGCTATGACCTGCCTCGGAAGCTGGATGATCTGCCGGAGGCGGCATGGCGGCAGTACCTGCTGCGGGACAAAAAACGCAGCGGCGGCGAGATGACCATTGCGGTGCTGGAGCGCCCCGGCCACGGCGTGCTGTGGTCGGTGACGCCGGAGGAGCTGCTGGAGGAAACCCGATGGATGTGA
- the udk gene encoding uridine kinase, whose protein sequence is MNTIFIGIAGGTGSGKTTLTEHLAQRFGPDISVVHHDNYYKRQDCPFEERCKQNYDHPDAFDTELMVEDLKRLKAGETIHCPVYDYTIHNRTDRTIEIKPTKVVIVEGILIFQNKALRDLLDIKIFVETDADVRILRRALRDVEERGRSMQSVVEQYLATVKPMHEQFVEPTRKYADIVVLEGGHNLVALDLIMQRIANHIAEN, encoded by the coding sequence ATGAACACCATTTTCATCGGCATCGCCGGAGGCACCGGCTCCGGCAAGACCACCCTTACCGAGCATCTGGCCCAGCGGTTCGGGCCGGACATCAGCGTGGTGCATCACGACAACTACTACAAGCGGCAGGACTGTCCCTTCGAGGAGCGGTGCAAGCAGAACTACGACCACCCCGACGCTTTCGACACGGAGCTGATGGTGGAGGATCTGAAGCGGCTGAAGGCCGGGGAGACCATCCACTGCCCCGTCTACGACTACACCATCCACAACCGCACCGACAGGACCATCGAAATAAAGCCCACCAAGGTGGTCATCGTGGAGGGCATCCTCATCTTCCAGAACAAGGCGCTGCGGGATCTGCTGGACATCAAAATTTTCGTGGAGACCGACGCCGACGTGCGTATCCTGCGACGGGCGCTGCGGGATGTGGAGGAGCGGGGACGCTCCATGCAGTCGGTGGTGGAGCAGTATCTGGCCACGGTGAAGCCCATGCACGAGCAGTTTGTGGAGCCCACCCGAAAGTACGCCGACATTGTGGTGCTGGAGGGCGGACACAATCTGGTGGCGCTGGATCTCATCATGCAGCGCATCGCCAACCACATCGCAGAGAACTGA